In one Pasteuria penetrans genomic region, the following are encoded:
- a CDS encoding helix-turn-helix domain-containing protein: MSNHRGKPLLTNREREVFELLVQDKTTKEIAQKLFISEKTVRNHISNVMQKLNVKGRSQAVVELIRLEELEI, encoded by the coding sequence TTGAGCAATCATAGAGGCAAGCCGTTGTTGACGAATCGGGAGCGCGAAGTGTTTGAGCTTCTCGTTCAGGATAAGACAACAAAGGAAATAGCTCAAAAGTTGTTTATCAGTGAAAAAACCGTCCGTAATCACATTTCAAACGTAATGCAAAAGTTAAATGTGAAGGGTCGTTCGCAGGCTGTGGTGGAGTTGATTCGTTTAGAGGAACTAGAGATTTAG
- a CDS encoding mucin 17-like protein, giving the protein MLPTGPAGPVSPTGPVSPTGPAGPVSPTGPVGPVSPTGPAGPVSPTDPVGPVSPTGPVSPTGPVSPTGPVGPVSPTDPVGPVSPTDPVGPVSPTGPVGPVSPTGPVGPVSPTDPVGPVSPTGPAGPVSPTGPVSPTGPVGPVSPTGPVGPVSPTGPAGPVSPTGPVGPVSPTGPAGPVSPTGPVGPVSPTGPVGPVSPTGPVGPVSPTGPAGPVSPTGPVSPTGPVSPTGPTGPVSPTGPVSPTGPVGPVSPTDPVGPVSPTDPVGPVSPTGPVGPVSPTGPVGPVSPTDPVGPVSPTGPAGPVSPTGPVSPTGPVSPTGPTGPVSPTGPVSPTGPVGPVSPTDPVGPVSPTGPAGPVSPTDPVGPVSPTDPVGPVSPTGPAGPVSPTGPVSPTGPVSPTGPAGPVSPTGPVSPTGPAGPVSPTGPTGPVSPTDPVGPVSPTGPVSPTGPASPVSPTGPAGPVSPTGPAGPVSPTGPAGPVSPTDPVGPVSPTGPAGPVSPTGPVGPVSPTGPAGPVSPTDPVGPVSPTGPAGPVSPTGPAGPVSPTGPAGPVSPTDPVGPVSPTGPVGPVSPTDPVGPVSPTGPAGPVSPTGPAGPVSPTGPVGPVSPTGPAGPVSPTGPTGPVSPTGPAGPVSPTGPTGPVSPTDPVGPVSPTGPVSPTGPAGPVSPTDPVGPVSPTGPVSPTGPAGPVSPTGPAGPVSPTGPAGPVSPTGPAGPVSPTDPVGPVSPTGPAGPVSPTGPVGPVSPTGPAGPVSPTDPVGPVSPTGPAGPVSPTGPAGPVSPTGPAGPVSPTDPVGPVSPTGPVGPVSPTDPVGPVSPTGPAGPVSPTGPAGPVSPTGPVGPVSPTGPAGPVSPTGPAGPVSPTGPAGPVSPTGPAGPVSPTGPAGPVSPTGPVGPVSPVGPVGPVSPTGPVGPVIWKESNSFTPATNISHRQASTSWSFLSETSRAKSSAFSLPGFSLINFEISLSMNFLLSL; this is encoded by the coding sequence GTGTTACCTACGGGTCCGGCTGGTCCTGTGTCACCCACTGGCCCTGTGTCACCTACGGGTCCGGCTGGTCCTGTGTCACCCACTGGCCCTGTTGGCCCTGTGTCACCTACGGGTCCGGCTGGCCCTGTGTCACCTACGGATCCGGTTGGCCCTGTGTCACCCACTGGCCCTGTGTCACCTACTGGTCCTGTGTCACCTACGGGTCCGGTTGGCCCTGTGTCACCTACGGATCCGGTTGGTCCTGTGTCACCTACGGATCCGGTTGGCCCTGTGTCACCTACGGGTCCGGTTGGTCCTGTGTCACCTACGGGTCCGGTTGGCCCTGTGTCACCTACGGATCCGGTCGGTCCTGTGTCACCTACGGGTCCGGCTGGTCCTGTGTCACCTACTGGCCCTGTGTCACCTACGGGTCCGGTTGGCCCTGTGTCACCTACGGGTCCGGTTGGTCCTGTGTCACCTACGGGTCCGGCTGGCCCTGTGTCACCTACGGGTCCGGTTGGTCCTGTGTCACCTACGGGTCCGGCTGGCCCTGTGTCACCTACGGGTCCGGTTGGTCCTGTGTCACCTACGGGTCCGGTTGGCCCTGTGTCACCTACGGGTCCGGTCGGTCCTGTGTCACCTACGGGTCCGGCTGGTCCTGTGTCACCTACTGGCCCTGTGTCACCTACTGGTCCTGTGTCACCTACTGGCCCTACTGGCCCTGTGTCACCTACTGGTCCTGTGTCACCTACGGGTCCGGTTGGCCCTGTGTCACCTACGGATCCGGTTGGTCCTGTGTCACCTACGGATCCGGTTGGCCCTGTGTCACCTACGGGTCCGGTTGGTCCTGTGTCACCTACGGGTCCGGTTGGCCCTGTGTCACCTACGGATCCGGTCGGTCCTGTGTCACCTACGGGTCCGGCTGGTCCTGTGTCACCTACTGGCCCTGTGTCACCTACTGGTCCTGTGTCACCTACTGGCCCTACTGGCCCTGTGTCACCTACTGGTCCTGTGTCACCTACGGGTCCGGTTGGCCCTGTGTCACCTACGGATCCGGTTGGTCCTGTGTCACCTACGGGTCCGGCTGGTCCTGTGTCACCTACGGATCCGGTTGGCCCTGTGTCACCTACGGATCCGGTTGGCCCTGTGTCACCTACGGGTCCGGCTGGTCCTGTGTCACCTACTGGCCCTGTGTCACCTACTGGCCCTGTGTCACCTACGGGTCCGGCTGGTCCTGTGTCACCTACTGGCCCTGTGTCACCTACGGGTCCGGCTGGTCCTGTGTCACCTACTGGACCTACTGGCCCTGTGTCACCTACGGACCCGGTTGGCCCTGTGTCACCCACTGGCCCTGTGTCACCTACGGGTCCGGCTAGTCCTGTGTCACCCACTGGTCCGGCTGGTCCTGTGTCACCTACGGGTCCAGCTGGTCCTGTGTCACCTACGGGTCCGGCTGGTCCTGTGTCACCTACGGATCCGGTTGGCCCTGTGTCACCTACGGGTCCAGCTGGTCCTGTGTCACCTACGGGTCCGGTTGGCCCTGTGTCACCTACGGGTCCGGCTGGTCCTGTGTCACCTACGGATCCGGTTGGCCCTGTGTCACCTACGGGTCCAGCTGGTCCTGTGTCACCTACGGGTCCGGCTGGCCCTGTGTCACCTACGGGTCCGGCTGGTCCTGTGTCACCTACGGATCCGGTTGGCCCTGTGTCACCTACGGGTCCGGTTGGTCCTGTGTCACCTACGGATCCGGTTGGCCCTGTGTCACCTACGGGTCCAGCTGGTCCTGTGTCACCTACGGGTCCGGCTGGCCCTGTGTCACCTACGGGTCCGGTTGGTCCTGTGTCACCTACGGGTCCAGCTGGTCCTGTGTCACCTACTGGACCTACTGGCCCCGTGTCACCTACGGGTCCGGCTGGTCCTGTGTCACCTACTGGACCTACTGGCCCTGTGTCACCTACGGACCCGGTTGGCCCTGTGTCACCCACTGGCCCTGTGTCACCTACGGGTCCGGCTGGTCCTGTGTCACCTACGGACCCGGTTGGCCCTGTGTCACCCACTGGCCCTGTGTCACCTACGGGTCCGGCTGGTCCTGTGTCACCCACTGGTCCGGCTGGTCCTGTGTCACCTACGGGTCCAGCTGGTCCTGTGTCACCTACGGGTCCGGCTGGTCCTGTGTCACCTACGGATCCGGTTGGCCCTGTGTCACCTACGGGTCCAGCTGGTCCTGTGTCACCTACGGGTCCGGTTGGCCCTGTGTCACCTACGGGTCCGGCTGGTCCTGTGTCACCTACGGATCCGGTTGGCCCTGTGTCACCTACGGGTCCAGCTGGTCCTGTGTCACCTACAGGTCCGGCTGGCCCTGTGTCACCTACGGGTCCGGCTGGTCCTGTGTCACCTACGGATCCGGTTGGCCCTGTGTCACCTACGGGTCCGGTTGGTCCTGTGTCACCTACGGATCCGGTTGGCCCTGTGTCACCTACGGGTCCAGCTGGTCCTGTGTCACCTACGGGTCCGGCTGGCCCTGTGTCACCTACGGGTCCGGTTGGTCCTGTGTCACCTACGGGTCCAGCTGGTCCTGTGTCACCTACGGGTCCGGCTGGTCCTGTGTCACCTACGGGTCCAGCTGGTCCTGTGTCACCTACGGGTCCGGCTGGTCCTGTGTCACCTACGGGTCCGGCTGGTCCTGTGTCACCTACGGGTCCGGTTGGCCCTGTGTCACCTGTTGGACCGGTTGGTCCTGTGTCACCTACGGGTCCGGTTGGTCCTGTTATTTGGAAAGAGTCCAATTCCTTTACCCCTGCGACAAACATTTCACATAGGCAAGCATCTACATCCTGGTCGTTTTTATCGGAAACAAGCCGAGCAAAATCCTCTGCATTCTCGCTTCCCGGATTCTCCTTGATAAATTTTGAAATTAGTTTATCCATGAACTTTCTCTTATCACTGTGA